From one Chryseobacterium sp. 3008163 genomic stretch:
- a CDS encoding glycoside hydrolase family 3 protein, with product MKKSVFNIAALFLGVTAFSQNIQTVTNSKGPVLGYSADSGVKILTVGGNKFKDLNKNGKLDKYEDWRLPVDERAKDLASKMSVEQIAGLMLYSGHQSVPAPAEGFRAGKYNGKFYKESGAKAFDLTDQQKKFLKEDNLRHVLVTTVESPEIAAKWSNNIQAYIEGLGLGIPANNSTDPRHSATVTAEFNEGAGGQISLWPDGLAMGATFDPELVKKFGNIAAQEYRALGISTALSPQIDLGTEPRWYRIAYVFSESPELTADLGRGYIDGFQTTIGSKNGWGSKSVNAMVKHWPGGGPEEGGRDGHWAMGKYAVYPGNNFQNHVKPFTEGAFKLNGGTKEASAVMPYYTISFNQDTKNGENVGNGYSKYLITDLLRGKYKYDGVVCTDWLITADEPKSPGGFAGKPWGAEKLSIAERHYKVLEAGVDQFGGNNDKAPVLEAYQMGVKEHGEKAYRAKFEQSAVRLLRNFFRTGLFENPYVNTEETKKIVGNPEFMKAGYEAQVKSIVMLKNKANILPIKERKTAYIPKRYSPATFNWWGIYTGPSLEYPVDIEKVKKLFNVTDDPEKADFALVFVKSPHSEEGGYSDIDAREGGNGYVPISLQYQTYTATEAREKSIAAGDPVVAPNVHDRTFKNKTSTATNFTDLLAIENAYKAMNGKPVIVSITASKPMIFNEFEKHADAILMNFNVSNQAVVDIVTGKYEPSGLLPLQMPANMATVEKQKEDVPYDMETHKDSEGHNYDFGYGMNWSGVIKDARTQKYHK from the coding sequence ATGAAAAAATCAGTATTCAATATAGCCGCTTTATTTCTGGGCGTCACTGCTTTTTCTCAAAATATCCAAACCGTGACCAATTCCAAAGGTCCGGTTTTGGGGTATTCTGCAGATTCAGGTGTGAAAATTCTGACGGTTGGCGGAAATAAATTTAAAGATTTAAATAAAAACGGAAAGCTTGACAAATACGAAGATTGGAGACTTCCGGTTGACGAAAGAGCAAAAGATTTAGCTTCAAAAATGTCGGTTGAGCAGATTGCAGGGTTGATGCTGTACAGCGGTCACCAATCAGTTCCTGCTCCAGCAGAAGGTTTCAGAGCAGGAAAATATAATGGAAAGTTCTACAAAGAAAGTGGCGCAAAAGCTTTCGATTTAACAGACCAACAGAAGAAATTTTTAAAAGAAGATAATCTTCGTCACGTTTTGGTAACGACAGTAGAATCTCCGGAAATTGCCGCAAAATGGAGCAATAATATTCAGGCTTACATCGAAGGTTTAGGATTAGGAATTCCTGCCAACAACAGTACGGACCCGAGACATTCGGCAACGGTAACAGCAGAATTTAATGAAGGTGCAGGCGGACAGATTTCTCTTTGGCCGGATGGTTTGGCAATGGGCGCAACTTTCGACCCAGAATTGGTAAAGAAGTTCGGAAATATCGCTGCTCAGGAATACAGAGCCTTAGGGATTTCAACGGCTTTATCTCCACAAATCGACTTGGGAACAGAACCCCGTTGGTACAGAATCGCTTATGTTTTCAGCGAAAGTCCTGAATTGACCGCAGATTTAGGAAGAGGTTACATCGACGGTTTCCAGACAACCATCGGAAGTAAAAACGGCTGGGGTAGCAAAAGTGTAAATGCAATGGTAAAACACTGGCCGGGAGGCGGACCTGAAGAAGGCGGTCGCGACGGTCATTGGGCGATGGGAAAATATGCGGTTTATCCGGGAAATAATTTTCAGAATCATGTAAAACCTTTTACCGAAGGTGCTTTCAAATTAAATGGTGGAACCAAAGAAGCTTCTGCGGTAATGCCTTATTACACGATTAGTTTCAATCAGGATACGAAAAACGGAGAAAATGTAGGAAACGGTTATAGCAAATACTTAATCACTGATTTACTTCGTGGGAAATACAAATACGACGGCGTAGTCTGCACCGATTGGTTAATCACCGCAGACGAACCAAAATCTCCGGGAGGATTTGCCGGAAAACCTTGGGGAGCTGAGAAATTATCCATCGCAGAACGTCATTACAAAGTTTTGGAAGCGGGCGTTGACCAATTCGGAGGAAACAACGACAAAGCCCCTGTTTTGGAAGCGTATCAAATGGGCGTGAAAGAACACGGCGAAAAAGCGTATCGTGCAAAATTTGAACAGTCGGCCGTTCGTTTGTTGAGAAATTTCTTCAGAACCGGATTGTTTGAAAATCCTTACGTAAACACAGAAGAAACCAAGAAAATCGTCGGAAATCCTGAATTTATGAAAGCGGGGTACGAGGCTCAGGTAAAATCAATCGTGATGCTGAAAAACAAAGCCAATATTCTTCCAATTAAGGAAAGAAAAACGGCTTATATTCCGAAGAGATATTCTCCAGCAACCTTCAACTGGTGGGGAATTTACACCGGACCATCTTTAGAATATCCCGTGGATATCGAAAAAGTGAAGAAACTTTTTAACGTAACCGATGACCCTGAAAAAGCTGATTTCGCCTTGGTTTTTGTGAAAAGTCCACACAGTGAAGAAGGCGGTTACAGCGACATCGATGCCAGAGAAGGCGGCAACGGTTATGTCCCGATTTCTCTTCAATATCAGACTTATACAGCAACAGAAGCTCGTGAAAAAAGTATCGCAGCGGGAGACCCGGTTGTTGCTCCAAACGTACACGACAGAACGTTCAAAAACAAAACTTCTACAGCGACCAATTTCACAGATTTGTTAGCCATAGAAAATGCTTACAAAGCAATGAACGGAAAACCTGTAATCGTTTCTATCACAGCTTCTAAGCCAATGATTTTTAATGAATTTGAAAAACACGCAGATGCAATTCTGATGAATTTCAATGTGTCCAATCAGGCAGTTGTTGATATTGTGACCGGAAAATACGAACCTTCAGGATTGCTTCCGCTTCAGATGCCAGCGAATATGGCGACGGTTGAAAAGCAGAAAGAAGACGTTCCTTACGATATGGAAACGCACAAAGATTCCGAAGGTCACAACTACGATTTCGGCTACGGAATGAACTGGTCTGGTGTGATTAAAGATGCCAGAACTCAAAAATATCATAAGTAA
- a CDS encoding alpha/beta hydrolase yields MKKLIIASAFLLGLSIINAQKSIPLYKGKAPGTENWTQKEAQQFNELFKTEVVFNVAQPSMLLFEADKAKANGTVIVVAPGGGFQSLSINREGIDVAKKLAENGITAIVLKYRLLETKSNDPAKEMMEGIKDRKAFDAKTAPIKVMAGDDIKTAISYIRTHAKELNINPEKLGVIGFSAGASVILESVLHSKDASTLPNFAASIYGGPSQEILDTSIPSASLPLFICAASDDQLKLAPKSVLLYSKWLEAGQPTELHIYEKGGHGFGMGKQNLPVDKWSDVYLDWLRFHKFL; encoded by the coding sequence ATGAAAAAATTAATCATAGCAAGTGCATTTCTTTTAGGATTAAGCATAATCAATGCACAAAAATCAATTCCATTATACAAAGGAAAAGCGCCGGGAACAGAAAACTGGACACAAAAAGAAGCGCAGCAATTTAATGAATTGTTCAAAACAGAAGTTGTTTTCAACGTAGCGCAACCTTCAATGTTATTATTCGAAGCCGATAAGGCGAAAGCCAACGGAACGGTAATCGTTGTCGCTCCGGGTGGTGGTTTTCAAAGTTTATCCATCAACAGAGAAGGAATTGATGTTGCCAAAAAACTAGCAGAAAACGGAATCACGGCAATCGTTTTAAAATACCGATTATTGGAAACAAAATCCAACGACCCTGCAAAAGAAATGATGGAAGGCATCAAAGACCGAAAAGCATTTGACGCAAAAACAGCTCCAATCAAAGTAATGGCTGGAGACGACATCAAAACGGCCATTTCCTACATCAGAACCCACGCAAAAGAATTAAATATCAATCCTGAAAAATTAGGCGTCATCGGATTTTCTGCTGGAGCAAGTGTGATTTTGGAAAGCGTTCTTCACAGCAAAGATGCTTCAACGTTACCGAATTTCGCAGCTTCTATTTATGGCGGACCAAGTCAGGAGATTTTAGATACATCGATTCCTTCAGCATCGTTGCCATTATTCATTTGTGCAGCAAGTGATGACCAATTGAAACTCGCTCCAAAATCAGTTTTATTGTACAGCAAATGGCTTGAAGCAGGACAGCCAACCGAACTTCACATCTACGAAAAAGGTGGTCACGGTTTCGGAATGGGAAAACAGAATCTTCCTGTTGACAAATGGTCGGATGTCTATCTGGATTGGTTGAGATTTCACAAATTTTTATAG